In the genome of Methanococcoides burtonii DSM 6242, the window TTACCGACTGCAGCGCTGATAATACCAAGTTCTGGAGCACCGACCGGAGCTGTTCCTTTTCTCAAGTCGAAGGTTGTGGTTGAGCTACCGTACCATACTTCAGCACCTGGCTGAACGAGCTGTGCAAGTACAATACCTGCGAGAACCTCTGCGTTGTGTGTAACGAGTGTACCTGCCCTGAATACTGGGGAGGAACCACCGGACATTGCCATACTCAGGACATTCACTGGCATACCGAAGCGTGCACCCTTCATGATGACCTGACATGCGTTGACACTGAGCTCGAGTGGGCTGGTTGGGCAAACAAGCATGGACATGATTGGCCTCTTGCGTGCTGCTTCAGAGTCACCACCATAGTATGCGTCGACAATTCCCTTGTAGTACTCTACATTCTCACCAACAGGGTCGATGTGGTGGAAGTGTTTGGTAGTGTTCATGAGAGGTGTGAGGGTCTCGTGGACATCCTGTGCTCCCTTCCCTGCCCAGTCCCTTGCGGAAACGGTAAGAGCCATGTAGCTGAATTCATCGAGGTAGTCACAGACTTTTGCGGTATCTGCAATGTCCTGCTCAACAGAGTCAACTGTCTGATACTTGCCTGGTGCGACGTAGTTACACATCTTGACACCAGTACCGAAAGGTATGTAGTGGACCTTACCCTTGTGCTCCTGTTCCATGGTGTTCTTCTTGTCACGACCATAAAGCATGAACCTTGAAGGTGCGTCGAAAAGTGCCCTGTTCACGACGTACTCAGGAATTTTTACAATTTGTGATGCCTCGTCGACTTCACAGCCACCTTCCTTGAAGATTGCCCTTGCTTCCGGATCAGATACCTGAACACCAGGGTTAAGGAAAACTTCCATTGAAGCGTAGTGGATAGCTCTGAGGTCATCTTCGGAGAACAACTCTAACTGTACACCCTGAAGTGGGAATCTAGCTGCGTAATTAGGTTCTGACATTTTCTTTACAACTCCTTTATTTGTCTTTTTAGTAAGACCGGATACATTCTAAAACAAATGACACCGATCATAATACCGGCAATCCTTTTTTATTCAGACAGGTCACGAGGACCGCATCACCCGTTAGGGCATCCGAACATGATGGATATACCAACATTATATTGCTTCGATATGAAACCCGTAGGATAGACCAATGGCCTATTACGAACAACGTTTCATATGGCGTCTTACAACATCTAATGGAAAAATCATTAACATTTGATCATCCACCATAAGTTGTCAGACACATTTCCGCTTTTACTATAATACCTGCTTTTCAATACTCGGATATATATTTATTGGTTAGCAACTCCAAAAATATATCATATAGAATGCCCTTAAACGGACAATTTGAAAAGAATTACACCATAACTATTTTCAGATTATCGGCTAAATCAAGCAGATTTGCTCAGATGCTAAAAAGGACACTACTACTTGATTTAAAGAGATAAACAACATCAATCGATACTAAAGAGAAAGAATGAAAGATTTGTCACAAAATAACACAAGAAAAATTGCTCCTATTTGTTACATATACACATGTGCCAATCGTCATGCCAATTAAATTTACAATGACGGTGGTGTTAAAACACCGTTTTTTTTAAAAGTACGTTGTTTAAAAGCAAAACCCCGAATAACAGAAGATTTAAATACAAAGAAGAGATGCCGCGCAAGTCCATAAATAAAAAAAATAAAAAAGTAATTGAACACGCATGCACAAGCGCATTCAATGTTTGACAGTGATAACCTTATAGTGAATTGCATCCACCGGACAAACTGCCACACACCTTCTGCAACTGGTGCCAAGACATCTTTCACTATTATAATTTGCATAGAGCTCGCCATCGCGCTCAATTATCTTAATAGCATCCTCAGGACATTCGACTTCACATTGCCCACATCGAATACACTCAGGAGCGTGTTCTTCAATGATTATCCCAAGGTCACTGACTATCTGAAGCCCACCTTCACCAACTTCATCGATATCCTTTACAACTCTCTTCTCTATACGAGGATTTATGAAAGTTTCCGGCAGAGGGGGCAATTTGTACATCTCAAGCATTTGGTTGTACATCTCAATAGGCATTCCCTGGGTCCAGTAAGAAAGCTCACACATGTAGATATTAGAGAAAACTGTACTTGTTGCCATCATCAAGTGATCGGCAGTGATCTTATGAGCCATCTCAATAACCTCATCGAGCTTGGACTCATCAAGAACAAGATCTCTTGCAAGTGCAACTGAAGTGTTCCCGAATTGTACTATATTATGTGCAAAATTAGGACAAGAACCCAATTTTCTCGCCTTGTTCGCATCAACATAAGCTCCCGTTGCACCAGCCATATACATATTATCAAGGTCACTATAAGCAGTACCTGATTCGATCATAAGGGTAAGTTGTGCAGCCCTGATAGCACCAATTGCTTTACCGGCCTCTTCGATATCCTTTTCAAATATCTCGATGCCCTCATCAAGGAAAAGTTTACCATTGGGAAGCACAGGTATTTTCTTCATGATACCACATTCCAATGCAAGAGCCAGAGCAGAAATGACACCAGTACCCGTCACACCTTTTGCAACAACGTCAGAAGACTCTTTGATTTCTCCCGTAACAGGATCTATCAAATGCCCTTTGCATTCGGTCATGGACTCATCGAGGATAGTGACCCTCCACAGACCATCTTCAACCGTTACATCTGATATAGCACCCGGACTTGCCAGCATTCCACATTTGATGCCCTGACCTTCAATAGCAGGACCTGCTGCCGCACTAGCGGTTATGATCTTATCGCCCACCTTGATAGCCATCTCTGCATTGGTACCATAATCAGTCACCATTGAAGGAGTGTCCATGTCCATGAAATCGGTCTTGATCATCATAGCAAGAGCATCTGCACCGATTTCATGTTTTATTGCAGGAGGAACTATAACAGTACAGTTTGGGAGGTCCATTATACCTTCGAACAATTCGTTTGCAGGGAAGACCCTTGAACCCCTGACCACATTCTCAACACCCAACTTTTTCTGCTTGTTCTCACCCGCATAAGCAAGGTCTCTTATCTCCATATTCTGGAAAAGGGAGAGTTGTATAGGATTTCCACAAACAGCAAGCCTTTTAATGAGAGAAGGATCAACGCCGAACTCATCAAATATCCTTTTGACCGTATCCAACATTATCTCATTGGCCACATCTTCTCCAATCTGGATAGCGAAATCCAGATGATCCATGACATTTCCGCCAGGTAGCGGATGTTTCATGGTAATAGCCGTCTTTAGAACCTTTTTAGATTCCAGATCGATCAACTGGGCACGAAACCCACTTGTTCCCAAATCCAATGCGATACCATACATTTTGATTACCTCTGCCATAATAATACTTTCAGTTCAATATAATAATGATGCATTAAAACAAAAGATTCAATGCTATATAAGGGCTTTGTATAAACCATACAAAACCGGTCGTTCGATGCCTTAAGCAACAAAAAGAAATGAAAAAGAGAAAGTGACAAAATGAGATTCAGTCACACTGACAACATTCAAAATTGAATCCAAGGAGGAATGAACCAGTACCATGATCGCTCTGAAGTCCCATCTTTTCTTTCAGATACTCATCCGTAGGAGGAGAAGGAGAAGCAAGAATTGCATTACAAATATGGGACAAACATTCGATCTCATCACATGGCTTCGGAGGCATAACGACCACTAGAGGATCGGACTTAGAATTGAGCGCTGTCAGGAAACCTTTATCGTACACCACAATATTGCCGATGACAAGAGATTCCGCATCCTTTTCAAAGATCTGTAATTTTTCAGAATCATTAATATCCTCCCCAACTACCTTATCATCATGCATAAGAAGAACGTTAGGTCCACACGGCCACTTATATTCCATGGTAGTCTGGAACGGAATAATAACATCACTCTGGAGAACGGCCTTCACGCCTTTATTATCGCCCCGGCCAATCCCCATAAGCGTCATTTGATCAGCCTTTTCTTCCAGTTTTGCTATGACCTTACGATCCTCATCATTGAGGAAAAATGTTCTGCCAACTCCAGTCATGCACTCCAATTTTTCCCTTACCATCTTGATAATCTCATCTTTTTCCATGAAAATCCCTGACCTTTCTATAAAATCAAAAAACTATGATCGCAAATGTTTTTGAGAGACACAATTGTTGTGAATCCATCTTTATTTTCTTTATTCTATCATATCGAACAATCCTTTTCGATATTTAACCTTTTTGTCATGAAGGGGCTATCAATTTAACAGGAGGTCGAACCATTGCCAATTAGATAAATGTAAATCAATACGTACAAAAACTCGGAAATGACAAACAATAAGCACATAACCAGTCAACAGCATCAATTTTAAGTAAAAATATCAAAGAGATGTTGCCCCAGCTATCTTGCTCACCCTTATAAAAAAAATTTAAATATAAAAAAAATAATATCTGAATGCGATACTGAACAAGATGGTTTTGTATCGTTTGCACAACACCTTATATAGAAAGTTCACGATACGTTTATTAAGCAAACCAACAAATGAAATTTATTAAAAATACATATTATCAAAGATCTACAAGAGGTATAACATGACAGATATCACCGTAAACTCAAGAATATGTGGATTCAAACACAAAATACATGGAACAAAGGACGGTAAAAATGTTACGATCAAGATTGAAACAGATTGTCCAAAAGTAAAGAACATTTCCGATCTTGAAGTACCAATGATGCAGATGTTTGGCATAAAAGATAATTATGTCATCGGTAAGGCACAAGAAGGAAATTGTTGTGCCACCTGCATCGTTCCGAGTGGAATACTCCATGCATGCAGCCTTGAATTCGGATTAATATCACAAACCCTTGCAAAAGGTGTTGAAAATATTAGTATCGAGTTTAAATAATAGTGATGAAAAATAACGACACGATAAAAGAGATATTTATGTGATCATTAATCAATATAAATTATTAGCCTGATATCTCATGAGATGAGCTTTAAAGTGCCCGCTTTTGGCTCATAGCATAGCCCTTTTGTAAGTAATGACCTTACCACAGAGTCCACTGTTTTTTCATTAATCTGCCTGGAAACTGCAACAGACATAAGTTCAGCATAATCGACACCTTTGCCCCCACCAAGTTCACTCATTAGGTTTAAAACGAGTGTATCGAGGTCTTTTTCTTCAGACACAACCGAAAGCAGATCAAGAGAGATGATACATTTCTTTACAACTGACCGGAGTTTGTTAAGATAATTTTCATCAGAGCTATAATGCCGGATTGCCATTCCAATTCCCTCTGAAAGCAAAGAAGAGATACCAAGATCTTTCATACATTCGTCCATAGAGTCAATATTTCCACATGCCAACAAGACCTTAGAAAATGCGTCCAATCGATCAAGCGTCAATTCTGCAGTGTCTAATATCCACCTATTACGCATATCCTCGTCTGCAAGATTTATCTCCTCGGGCCTTAGAGATATAACCACAAGACCGTCTTCCGACTTATATGATCGAACTTTGCCAACAACCGAAACATACTCAGGAGGCACAACAGATGATAAAAATGCGATTGCATCAGACTGATACTGACCTGCATATAAAGTGAAGGCACCAGAAGGATCGACAACACGAGCTCGCCAGGTATCGCCATCGGAATCAATATTTTCCACCTCTGTAAGAACTCCTGTGACAAAAACACGGTTGACCATGACACCACCAGGGGTCAACAGATAATTTGGCGTGTGCCCACCAGAGTCTATCGCCTCGTCCACAGTTGAATGGATCGTAGAACTGGAATCATTAAGCTCTTTTGCAAACATCCTATATGAGATTTCACGATCAACCATACTATCACTCCACCCCATCCAACCGTTTTAGAAGATGATAAATCCTTTTTTCGGCATCATGATCAGGCACCCATACAGACTTTGTCACAAACGTTACCCCAAACTCAGATCTAGAAGTATTCCCACGCACTCCAATATAACGTCCTGTAAGAACACGTTTCATATCTTCAAATATTGCATTCATCGACATAGTCTTGCCCAAAAGAGAGAACGATTCATGAAGGGTCTTTCCATAAACGATCTCCGAAAGTTCTCTATTAAGCATCACAAGAACAGAGCCAGTTCCATCATCAAGGACCAGTTTAATCCTCATATCCTGTAAACCATCAACAGCCCCATGTGAACGGCAAACGTTCTTTAGAATTACACGATTACAGATAGGACAGCGTGCTATCAACCCTGACCCTGGCCGAACGGAAACAATATTGCCCACTAAAACAACATCGAATATTCCATCGGCATGCAAAACTTCCGAGATGCACACTGGTTCCGGAGGTTTGTTCACTGACATCGGATCAAACGAGAGATCCTCACCGGGACCAACCAATTCAACTGGAGTAGAGCTATCAAGATGTATCGAGGGAACTCCACGATATACACGCACAGATGCATCTTTAAAACGGATAATCGAACCTATATCCACACCATCAAGAGGAGACCACGAAACAAAAGGCAATCTTCCAGTCTCATCCGCCAGGACACCTTCAATAATAGTAAGATCTTCGCCCTTAACGTCCACATTCCGATGATAAAGATCAATAATTGCAGCCACTGAACTAATAAAAAGATCAGAAGGACCCACATCGATGAACTTTTTTACAGGAATAACAGCCAACTCAGAGATATCCGGAAGAGAGCTATCATCCAGCAATAACACCTCAGAATAAGCACTTATGCTCACTTCCGTTCGGTTATACCAGTTCCTGACACTCGCATTACTTATTCGCACTGCATCCCCAACATTCAATGCAAGTTGTTTCCACGATGTAAAGGGACATAATCCAGACCGATCTGCGAGAATGCCAGAGAATATAATCGTTCTTTCCCCTTTCAGATCAACGGTCTTTTCACTGATCTTGAGAATACGAACCTCAAGAGAAAAACCTTTCTCACCGACAGAAAGCTCTTTGATGCCCCTTATCATAAAGCCCGATGACCTGAATTTCTTAATTATCGTGCGTTTTGCTTCACTGATCGGAACACGATATTTGATCAGCAGATCAAATTCATTTTCGATCATAGATCTATCGACATTAGCAAGCACCTTTGTTAGTTCTTCAATGTGAGGGGCATATTTCTCATCCATCATATTCTCCCACTTTAATGAGACTGTACATAATCTAAGCATTTCTTCCATAAAAAGATACACCCAGAGAAGTCAGATAGGAATCTCGTGATGAACAAGTATCCATTTCATTTTTGTAATACAAACATATATATAGATTTTTATCCAAATCAAGAGCATAGATTCAATTAAACAGCGATAAAGAAGTAATAAGAGGATAAAATAATGACAATACTACCATTGGCTTCCGTAGAAAGATTGATACGTAGTGCAGATGCAGAAAGAGTTAGCGAACCTGCAGCATCCGCTCTTTTAGAAATAATCGAAGCATACGGAACCAAAATTTCAAAGGAAGCTATAATTTACGCCAATCATGCAGGAAGAAAGACAGTAAAAGAGGAAGATATAAAACTGGCTTATGAAATGCTCACAAAGCCACGTAATTGAACTTCCCCCTATTTTTTTAAGTTAATGTCTCAAGGGCACTTATTCCAGCCAGGGTCAAAAGAGTTACCACAATACCTGCGATCAACACCCCTGCAACTATAGCTATCAATGCATGCCTGAACTTTATCCCAAATACGAATGCTGCTGCACAACCGGTCCAGGCTCCTGTAACCGGTAAAGGGATAGCAACAAACAACGTAAGAGCAAGTGTCCCATACTTCTCCATACTCTCAGAATGTTTTTGCCGTGTCCTTGTGAAAAGCCAGGTAAAGAACATATCACCAATTTTGAACCTTCTCAAAAAAGCGGAAACTGGTTCTAAAAAAAGTAAAAGTGGGATCACAGGAAGGAGATTTCCCAATACTGCTAAAAGGTATGCCTCCACAGGACCTATTTCATAAACACCAATCGCAATCGGAATTGCACCACGTAGTTCAGATATAGGCAGAGCACTCAAGATAATGGTCGAGAGCCAGGGAGGGACACTTACAAGAAGATCAATTAACTGATGCTCGAAAGGCATTTCTTATTGCTCCTCTGCCAGTGCGAAATGGGCCAGCAGAGCATCAAGCTGTATCCTTTCATTGGCACCCTCAGTGAGCCTGAAATCGACTTCACCGATCATATCCATCAACGCTACCAGTTTTTTACCGGAAACATCCATATCAAAGATAGCACGGTAGATCTGCCCCACAACATCCTCTCCCGAAAGACCCTTTTCAAGCATTAGAGAATCAAGTTTTTTGCGTGCAGATATGAAGTTCCCTGAAAGAGCTGTTTTCAGAAGTTCAGCGATCTCTTCCGGATGGGCGGTCGCTGTTATTCTATAGATAGCATCCTTATGAATGGTAGTATCGAACAATGCTGCAGCTTGAAGTGCATTTATTGCTTTCCTCATATCACCCTGTGCAACATACTTCAA includes:
- a CDS encoding methylamine methyltransferase corrinoid protein reductive activase: MYGIALDLGTSGFRAQLIDLESKKVLKTAITMKHPLPGGNVMDHLDFAIQIGEDVANEIMLDTVKRIFDEFGVDPSLIKRLAVCGNPIQLSLFQNMEIRDLAYAGENKQKKLGVENVVRGSRVFPANELFEGIMDLPNCTVIVPPAIKHEIGADALAMMIKTDFMDMDTPSMVTDYGTNAEMAIKVGDKIITASAAAGPAIEGQGIKCGMLASPGAISDVTVEDGLWRVTILDESMTECKGHLIDPVTGEIKESSDVVAKGVTGTGVISALALALECGIMKKIPVLPNGKLFLDEGIEIFEKDIEEAGKAIGAIRAAQLTLMIESGTAYSDLDNMYMAGATGAYVDANKARKLGSCPNFAHNIVQFGNTSVALARDLVLDESKLDEVIEMAHKITADHLMMATSTVFSNIYMCELSYWTQGMPIEMYNQMLEMYKLPPLPETFINPRIEKRVVKDIDEVGEGGLQIVSDLGIIIEEHAPECIRCGQCEVECPEDAIKIIERDGELYANYNSERCLGTSCRRCVAVCPVDAIHYKVITVKH
- a CDS encoding DUF6951 family protein; translation: MTDITVNSRICGFKHKIHGTKDGKNVTIKIETDCPKVKNISDLEVPMMQMFGIKDNYVIGKAQEGNCCATCIVPSGILHACSLEFGLISQTLAKGVENISIEFK
- a CDS encoding RPA family protein, which codes for MVDREISYRMFAKELNDSSSTIHSTVDEAIDSGGHTPNYLLTPGGVMVNRVFVTGVLTEVENIDSDGDTWRARVVDPSGAFTLYAGQYQSDAIAFLSSVVPPEYVSVVGKVRSYKSEDGLVVISLRPEEINLADEDMRNRWILDTAELTLDRLDAFSKVLLACGNIDSMDECMKDLGISSLLSEGIGMAIRHYSSDENYLNKLRSVVKKCIISLDLLSVVSEEKDLDTLVLNLMSELGGGKGVDYAELMSVAVSRQINEKTVDSVVRSLLTKGLCYEPKAGTLKLIS
- a CDS encoding Single-stranded DNA binding protein, translating into MMDEKYAPHIEELTKVLANVDRSMIENEFDLLIKYRVPISEAKRTIIKKFRSSGFMIRGIKELSVGEKGFSLEVRILKISEKTVDLKGERTIIFSGILADRSGLCPFTSWKQLALNVGDAVRISNASVRNWYNRTEVSISAYSEVLLLDDSSLPDISELAVIPVKKFIDVGPSDLFISSVAAIIDLYHRNVDVKGEDLTIIEGVLADETGRLPFVSWSPLDGVDIGSIIRFKDASVRVYRGVPSIHLDSSTPVELVGPGEDLSFDPMSVNKPPEPVCISEVLHADGIFDVVLVGNIVSVRPGSGLIARCPICNRVILKNVCRSHGAVDGLQDMRIKLVLDDGTGSVLVMLNRELSEIVYGKTLHESFSLLGKTMSMNAIFEDMKRVLTGRYIGVRGNTSRSEFGVTFVTKSVWVPDHDAEKRIYHLLKRLDGVE
- a CDS encoding histone family protein, with the protein product MTILPLASVERLIRSADAERVSEPAASALLEIIEAYGTKISKEAIIYANHAGRKTVKEEDIKLAYEMLTKPRN
- a CDS encoding COG2426 family protein, with translation MPFEHQLIDLLVSVPPWLSTIILSALPISELRGAIPIAIGVYEIGPVEAYLLAVLGNLLPVIPLLLFLEPVSAFLRRFKIGDMFFTWLFTRTRQKHSESMEKYGTLALTLFVAIPLPVTGAWTGCAAAFVFGIKFRHALIAIVAGVLIAGIVVTLLTLAGISALETLT